The following are encoded together in the Meriones unguiculatus strain TT.TT164.6M chromosome 16, Bangor_MerUng_6.1, whole genome shotgun sequence genome:
- the Paqr8 gene encoding membrane progestin receptor beta, whose product MTTAILERLSTLSVSGQQLRRLPKILEEGLPKMPCTVPETDVPQLFREPYIHAGYRPTGHEWRYYFFSLFQKHNEVVNVWTHLLAALAVLLRFWAFAEAGALQWASPHTLPLLLFILSSITYLTCSLLAHLLQSKSELSHYTFYFVDYVGVSVYQYGSALAHFFYSSDQAWYERFWLFFLPAAAFCGWLSCAGCCYAKYRYRRPYPVMRKICQVVPAGLAFVLDISPVAHRVALCHLAGCQEQAAWYHTLQILFFLISAYFFSCPVPEKYFPGSCDIVGHGHQIFHAFLSICTLSQLEAILLDYQGRHEIFLQRHGPLSVYTACLSFFFLAACSAATASLLRHKVKARLMKKDS is encoded by the coding sequence ATGACGACTGCCATCCTGGAGCGCCTGAGCACCCTGTCTGTGAGCGGGCAGCAGCTGCGCCGTCTCCCCAAGATTCTGGAAGAAGGACTTCCCAAGATGCCGTGCACCGTCCCGGAAACGGACGTGCCGCAGCTCTTCCGGGAGCCTTACATCCACGCGGGCTACCGCCCCACGGGGCACGAGTGGCGCTACTACTTCTTCAGCCTTTTTCAGAAGCACAACGAGGTGGTCAACGTCTGGACCCACTTGCTGGCGGCCCTGGCGGTCCTTTTGCGGTTCTGGGCCTTTGCGGAGGCAGGGGCATTGCAGTGGGCCTCTCCCCACACCCTACCCCTGCTCCTCTTTATTCTGTCCTCAATCACTTACCTCACCTGCAGCCTCTTGGCCCACCTGCTGCAGTCCAAGTCAGAGCTGTCCCACTACACTTTCTACTTCGTGGACTACGTCGGGGTCAGCGTCTACCAGTACGGCAGCGCGCTGGCTCACTTCTTCTACAGCTCCGACCAGGCCTGGTACGAGCGCTTCTGGCTTTTCTTCCTGCCGGCGGCTGCTTTCTGCGGCTGGCTCTCCTGCGCTGGCTGTTGCTACGCCAAGTACCGCTATCGGAGGCCTTACCCGGTCATGCGGAAGATCTGCCAAGTGGTACCGGCGGGGCTGGCCTTCGTCCTAGACATCAGCCCCGTGGCACACCGCGTCGCCCTCTGTCACCTGGCTGGTTGCCAGGAGCAGGCGGCCTGGTACCACACCCTCCAGATCCTCTTCTTCCTTATTAGCGCCTACTTCTTCTCCTGCCCTGTCCCCGAGAAGTACTTCCCCGGCTCCTGTGACATTGTGGGCCACGGACATCAGATCTTCCACGCCTTCCTTTCCATCTGCACGCTCTCTCAGCTGGAGGCCATCCTTCTGGACTACCAGGGGCGCCATGAGATCTTCCTCCAGCGCCATGGTCCCCTGTCTGTCTACACCGCCtgcctctcttttttcttcctggcTGCCTGCAGCGCGGCCACGGCCTCCCTCCTGAGGCACAAAGTCAAGGCCAGACTGATGAAGAAAGATTCCTGA